TGGGAGGTGGCATTTCCGCAGTAATTTCTTCTTTTAGCCCACCAACAAATGCTCCAATTTATGCCCTTTGTGGCCAATAGACAACTCCTTCAGTAAGTCTTTCAAATTCATGATATCATTCTTTCAATGTTCCTTTTTGCCTGATGCCTGAGGgagctttttcaaaatttgcatGTTCTATAGAACCAAACTGTATTGCATATGCTCCAATTAAAGCCATTCCTCCCTCCTTCCTTAAGGATTTTGGTAATGGGGGAAATTATCTTGTCATTAactagcaaaagaaaaaatgaggtaCGGTTagaggtgtaaatttaaaccgaaaaatcggaccggactggtTGGTCTGGTTTTGAATCGGTCTGGTCCgaaaccggttcctatattatgaaaaccggccagaaccggtccggtttcgaTTCCGTAGTTTCTGAAACCGAACTGGACCAGttgaaaagaatatatataaaaattaattttatatattatacaaaatatttatatatataagttttatatataatatataattatatattaaatttttatatataatatataattatatatcatatatgaaataatttcatattataatttataaattataatataaaatgttaatcttaaatatgaacatttgtaatttgtttgatcatatgttattaatataattatatataagataatgttattataatttataaaataaaagtttaatcttaaagatgaaaatttaattgatcatatgctttaaacataatatatatattaaattattaataacattttatcataagaaataacactttattatatgttttttacattttaaaaaaactagaaaactggaccggacctgaccggaaaccggtaaaaccggatgttccggtttaggaaggtaaccgaggcgtaatcgattttgaaaaataaaaaatcggtacatactggttcggtcttaaattttatccaaaactataccggaccggaccgattacatCTCTAAGTACGGTTTTCACATGGGGGAGAGAAAGTTCCCAATTCCTCATTTGATTGACCTTTCTCTGTGTTGTTTTTTTTGGagtggaagaaaaagaacaatcaGATTGAATTGACCTAGCCGACGACATCTTCTCATGTTTTTAACTATGATGGATTGGGGTCAAAGGTTCAATTGAAAAGCCTAAGTGCTGGTCGTGACAACTAACAAAAGCCAATTTCAAAATAGGGGTGCTTAAAGTTTTTGCTTAAGCTGGAGTGCGATGAATATGGTAGTCATCTAACTTACTTGTGATAGTTTATGGGGATGATCTCAAAAAGTCACATATTCTCATCTTCCTAAGAATAAGAAAACCATGAGAAGAACCATATGAAAGTCAAAGAtccttctaaatttttttacatgttcACTCCAACCCCTTCCTGCTCCGCCATATGAGCTGTAACGGACCATTCTCCTCTAATTGCTGTTGACTCTGAGTCTGATCTCATGCCTCTTTACCCTCCTAGCTAGTTTGAATCTTTTGTAACCACCAAAAGATACCAACTGGTAATGAGCAAAAGACCTGCAGTGCTCCTCAAGCGAGTGACGGGTGGCCTATTATCAGCCATATGCACCTTCTAGGCGGACGCAACTCACCTAAAAAAAACCGGGCGCCATGGCTAACAAGTACGGATCAGCTTTAGAAACCCAAGCAtcatcctttaaaaaaatgagcgTTTCCAAGCAACAAGACAAATTACCAGATCCTCCAGATATAACAAGATTGTTTTAAATTGTTTAGCAATCGGTCATGGATTTGCCGTAGTTCTGATTTTGACAGGTTGAACTTGAATAAGGCCGGTTACAAGTGGTGGGGTTCGGTTGAGTCATCATATGCTGGCAACAAGCACTCATTTTCTtcataatagaaaaaaaaataacagaaaaaaaaaaaaaaattgctggaGTGCAGTCAACATGTCAGCGgactttgtttttttcttggttgAGAAAATGGCAACAATCTATGGCCTCGGGAGTCGGTTATTCTTATCTtccaaagaaaaagacaaacatcAGAAGAAAACAACATTATAATCAAAGAGGATATCTAAAGTTCCTTAATTCGACATAACCTGTCGTGTTAGTGAGACTCACAGCCATAACAATGGATCCTCTACTCCAATTCCTATTGACTCTGTTCTCTAGCCTCTTTGCTTTGCTAGTATGTATCTGTTTTCAGTACTTGAGAAGCCAAATTATTCGTGAGAAAAAGACCTGTACTGCGCCTCAAGCTGGTGGCGCTTGGCCTATTATAGGCCATATGCACCTACTCGGCGGCCGGCAACTGACCCACAAAACACTGGGTGCCATGGCTGACAAATATGGACCAGTTTTTACTATTAGGTTGGGTTCTCACAGAGTTTTGGTTCTGAATAGTTGGGAAATGGCCAGAGAGTGTTTCACTGTCCATGACAAGGTTTTCTCCACCAGACCGAGCATTGCAGCCTCAAAGTTGTTGGGATATGACTATGCTATGTTTGGGTTTGCTCCATATGGATCATACTGGCGTGAGATGCGCAAGATAGCTACAATTGAGCTTTTGTCGAATCATCGGCTTGATATGCTGAAGCATATACGAGCTTCAGAGGTGGGAACTGCGATCAAGGAATTGTACCAGTTCTGGGTTAGCAAAGGCAGTGCAGAAAGTGGAGTTCTTGTGGACATGAAGCAATGGTTTGGGGATTTGACACAGAATCTTGCTTTAAGAATCGTTGGAGGTAAGCGATACTTCGGAACCAATGCTgattttgatgaagatgaggcacGTCGCTTTCAGAAAGTGATGAGGGAATTTGTTCATCTGTTTGGTGTGTTTGTGTTGTCTGATGCAATACCGTTGCTGGGGTGGTTGGATTTAAATAGATATGAGAAAAGGATGAAGAGAACTGCAAAACAATTGGACGCCCTAGTTGGAGGGTGGCTGGAGGAGCATAAACAGAAGAAGTTGTCAGAtgggaagagaagagaagagcaGGATTTTATGGATGTGATGCTCAACACCCTCGAAGATGCCCAGATTTCAGGATTTGATGCTGACACCATCAACAAGGCTACTTCCCTGGTAAGTTCTTCGTGACTTTCATCTCTTTCACAACGAGTCCCAAGGTAAAAACTTGCCGGGTGATAGGTAaaccaaccaaaacaaacaGAGAATAGAGGAACAGAGTAAGAAATCCTGAAAAATATGAACATAATTCAATCCTCAAGtgatcaaaacattttttttttttttttgtcgcaTAAAGTTCTCACTTTCAAGGCTATATCAAGGAATCCTTGGGGACTGGCTTAACTGGCTTTGGTCTTGGGGATATGCCCCAAGTTTAAGGTTTGGATCCTTGATCCTTGatgcccaaaaaaaataaaaaaataaaaattcatcagAAAAAGGTTCGATGATTTATTGTTGAGTCATGAGATATTATTTTGGCAGAATCTAATCTTGGCAGGAAGTGACACCACAATGGTCACTCTCACATGGGCTCTGTCTTTGCTACTCAACAATAGCGATGCACTAAAGAAGGCCTGTGATGAGCTAGACATAAACGTTGGCAAGGATAGACATGTCGAAGAATCCGACATAAAAGACTTGGTCTATCTCCAAGCCATTGTCAAGGAAACACTGCGCCTATACCCACCTAGTCCGATCATTGGTCTTCGTGCTGCCATGGAAGACTGCACCCTCTCAGCCGGCTATCACATTCCGGCCGACACACGGTTAATGGTGAATGCCTGGAAAATTCACCGAGACGAGAACATTTGGCCCAACCCTCACGAATTCAGACCAGAGAGATTCTTGACTACTCACAGGGACATGGACCTGAGAGGTCAGAATTTTGAGCTCATTCCTTTCGGTTCAGGAAGGCGAGCTTGTCCAGGGGTCTCCCTAGCTCTTCAAGTGGTGCATTTGACGCTCGCTAGCTTCTTACACAGTTTCAACATTTCTAAGCCATCCAATGAAGATGTGGATATGACAGAGAGCGTTGGCTTGACAAACTTGAAGGCAACCCCACTTGAAGTTCTTCTCTCTCCACGTCTTAATTCTCATCTCCTTGCGTAAAAATGCTACTCTTTTATCTTTTGACTTTGTCATCTTCCATCACATTTATTGCTATGAtgtattttaactaattttatgTCTAATACTTAAATGGGCAATCGCTTTAAATTAGGGAtggcaatatgtgatacgatcTGTTAATCTAACACGAACATGACACGATAAAAGCAGATTAAAGTTTAGTCTTAACGGGTTCGGATCAAAACGGATTgatccgttaagacacgattgttTAACAGGTTGATAACGGGTTAACCCGTTATGATCCGTTAAGaaatttaaagttacaattatacccttatatttaaaaataaaattgttaaaattttaattttaatatttttattatttggattgtaattttggacttatagttagttttatatatatatatttttttatagatattgagattttaaaatttatataaaattatgttaaacttaactagatcaaataaattaatttcaagtCTGTTCAACCGATTTACATAAACGGATTAAAACGGATTGACACGAcatagaatttgaaattttgacacgataaactTAACGGGTCAGGTTAGGATTaatctatatagtataatatacatgtcttaaCACGATACGAATACGAttcgttaacacgatttgacactcCTACTTTAAATGCGTTATATCAATAAgcatgatattttcaaaaaaaaaaaaaacaagcatgACCGTATATCGATGATAAAAATTTAGCATGAACAACACTAATTGcttaagtttatttatttatttatttattaacaaGTATTTGTGGTCACCAATAATATTTGATGAGTACATCCCTGCCCTTGTTTGGatagaaaaatagttttatctcattttatcattataatttttttaaatttttacacaaaatataattaattatttaattatttcaaattttaaaataataataatataaaaaaaatattttatttaatttttatataaaattatcttatcttatcccACCATCTAATAAAGTTGTTACCGTGCAGGTCTATGCCAAAGTCGAAAGCTTCATCCTCTAAGCTCAAACCAACGTAGATAGACATGCATCAAGTTTAATGATTTCCCTGCTGCTACCATTTCTATAAATCTCTTGAGAAAACGTGGGCCGAAGTATtaaaaacaacattttattgTCCATTTTCTAACAACCCACTaaattttcttcaagaaaaaaacATCCAGAGGAGAGGAGCTAGTATCTTAAAAAAAGTAGCagcatatatttctttttttgagttaggtagcaatttaaaattttaattagtcattaaaaaataaaataaaaaataattaaatggttGATAgacttcaatattatttaaatgaatagtcataaaatgaattaagatattaTCTATGTggtacaacaaataaaaaaaatgcctcGATCACTGACTATAATAAGTTATCattcaaaaagaatatgaagTATTATAGAGATAagtattgttattattattattattaaattgtatcatttaaataaattaatataatatattttatgtgcaactgtttaaataaaaaattgattaaaatgtAAAGTACAACCCTTTCTCTTATTGTGCTAATTCCTGCATGgtataaagatgaaaaattttatttataagcctCATATActaaatatcttattttttttatttttttattttttatttttatcaaatatatggtatatagatgatgagtagaagaatttaattgtttaaaaaaaaccaaaaaataataaaaaaattatactgtATAGTGTGTaaggtttataaatagtaatgttTAATAAAGATACCCTGTTAATTGTTAAGACTCTTAGTTCATGGTCAGctctaaaaccctaaaccctaccACCCATCCTAGGAAAATACACAATTTTGGCGGTAAAATATCCCCCAATTCCAAACCCTAATTACACTCCGTTCTTAATTCTCATGCAATCGACATCCTACACAGCCCCCAATTCCCACCACTTTTCTCTTCCATGGAAATCTCCAGAACACCATTTTACCACCCGGAAAtcaaccccctttaaacccaaAAGCCGCTTCAAGACCCTGTCTCTCACCAATTCCCTGAGACCCTCGCTCGACTACGAACCCGAGGAAAGCATTGATAAAGGGACCGGACCCGTAATCGCATCCCCGGGTCGACTCCCTGTGGTGATTCGTAAGTCCGGTAGGGTTTCTAGGTACTTTTGGGATGGGAATTGTTTGCAATTGGTTCGCGTGGATGGCGGTGCGTCGTCGTTTTCTTTCGATTTTGATGACGGGTTTAGGAAATTGTTTAGAATTCTTGCTTCGGCTGTCAGGGATTTCTTTATTCCAAAACAAGTCAGTGAGAGTTACATGGACTATGTGAAGTGGAAGTTTTTGCACCGGGTTTTCAGCTCGGCTCTCCAGGTGCTTGCCACTCAGGTAATAAAATAGtgcattatttttctaaaaagaaaagaaatttcgCTTGAATTACTTGGAAATTCAAAGATAGGTTATGTAACGTGTCCTTCTTTGGGTAGCTATTTATACAGTGTCTTGAGCTCTGTTTCATACTGAACTTAAAGTGATGTTGGTATTGAGGTAATTGTTAAAATCTTTACAGGTAGAGGAGCGTTTAAACTTCTTTGTTTATGCGTTTGAGCTAACTTAAATCTATAACAAATATTTGATGATTGTGATTGTTTAGTAGCGCATGACACCACATCAGAGAATTGAACATAGGGTTGGTGTAAGAAGggtttcaactttttcaaatgaacCGAAGAATTACTACCGGTTTCTTCAgtgataattatttttagacTAAATGAAAAGGGAACAACAGAGAGTCTGCGTCAGGAGAATTCACATATTGTATTGATAAGCTTTTTGAGACAGAATATTCTGCAGAACCTAGCAGATACAATCTGGTATCTCCCCCaaacgactttttttttttttccccaaaaaaatcctttttgaaaggaaaaaaaaagctaaaaggTGTAACATTTAGATGAAGATTTGGTACACAAGCTTTCATACTGTTTGGGGAATGATTGATATCAGGCAATGTTCCGGGCTATAGGATTTGGATACTCTCGTTCACTTCCGTCTGCTGCTGCTCTTAACTGGGTTTTGAAGGATGGACTTGGACGGCTAAGTAGGTGCATCTACACGGCTAGCCTAGCCTCTGCTTTCGATACCAATCTAAAGGTATGACTTCCATTCCTATTAGAATTTGGTTAACTTATTCTTTCTCATCAGTTTTATGTTTCTAAGTATCTTTATTTGCAGTGCTTGTAGTTACCTGCACTGTATTTTGGTGTTTGGACAAGATAACCAAAAGTCCCAAAGTACAGTGATtgtatttcttaaaatttgaaatcttcatcattttttgttctttttgaaGAGAGTTAGGTTATCAACGTCTGTTATCTTCACTTTGAGCATTGGAGTGGAGTTGTTGACTCCTGCATTTCCGCAATACTTCTTGTTGCTTGCATCTGTTGCTAACATTGCCAAACAAATAAGCCTTGCATCCTACTTAGCCACAAATGTAAGGATTTGGACCtcagttatttttatgtgatttttcatatctattgattttttttttcctgatgaaTGTCAGTGTTGTTACTTGCTTGAAATCTTTTTTGAACGGTTTACTTGCTGGAAATATGATGATGTTACCCTATCgcatgcttcttcttttttcccataCTCTTTATTCTTTTCTATTTACATACATCGTCAGTTGTGCAATGATATTTCTCTGCATTTActactgtgtttttttttttttttttgggtaacgAATCCAAGGTAAAAGAATAGTCTAAAATTTACATGCTTGATGAAAAATATGGCCGTAAAAAATCTGTATACTTTACAATGTCTATGCCAGACAAGCATGCATAGGTGTTACTCCTATATATGTCCTGTTTACTTGGgctataattttttctttcatcaatAGAACACTTCTttacagattaaaaaaaaaaaaccgtctACTCCATATTTAAGGAGAATTTTTGCACACTACATACCCTAATCTCGTGTGTAAAAGACGAAACAAATGGGTGCCAGGAAAAAGGggaaaatggaaaatatgaaATACTTTATATTCTTAAACCTAACAACTACAAGTAGCACTTTATTTCTTACGAATTATTTTTCTCAGTTTTTTGGTTTGAATTGATCTATGTAATGTACCTTCACAAATTCAGGGAGTACTGTGATTGGGatagcatttttcttgttaCAGAATATTAAACCTTTACAAGTGGAGTTTTTATGTTCTCTGTGTTTAAGCAGACAGCTGTTCATCGAAGCTTTGCAATAGGAGACAACCTTGGTGAAGTTTCTGCAAAGGCACAGgtttgttataatttttcataccaTGTTAGTTGTATATGCTTCAGTAGCATGGGACATATCCTGACTTTTGGTGTGGGTTTCAGATTCAAACAGTATGCTTTGATAACCTTGGCTTATTGCTTGCTGCACTTCTGAATATGTTGTTGAAGAACAGTCCAAGGTTTTTCCGCCCTGGCTTTCCCTTTATCTCATTAAgttttgagatgaatttatcaGCTTACTAGATATAGTTTGCAAGTCCATTCTTCCcattcttatttgaaaaaatatattttgtaacattGAAATCATTATCAATAATGAAATAGCAGAATCTCCCCGCCCAAAACAGCAAGTAATGTGGAAACCTGTGGATTGGTGTAACTATCTGCCAATACTTCtgccaaaatatattacagCCTCCCACCCCATATGTATTTTATCAACTTGGTTGAGAGAAAACTATATTGACTTCCATGCATTCATCACTAAAGGTATTCATTCATGCTCTGAATGCAAACCTAGTAAGTAGTAATAATTGCTGTCGTAGTAAAACTGattgaaaagaatttaaaaCATGCACTGTCCATATCTGTTtttatggagaaaaaaaaaatgctgccTGTCATTTGAATCCCTGTCATTTGGATCTGTGCTTGACATGTTTATCGTATTCATTATAGAAAGTTATGCTTCCATGGTTCCCTAACTTTTCGTTGATGCTGAAGATTGCTAGCAGGTTTACCATTTGTTATATACCCGATTTTCTCAGCATTTGATCTTTTCGGAAT
Above is a genomic segment from Juglans microcarpa x Juglans regia isolate MS1-56 chromosome 1D, Jm3101_v1.0, whole genome shotgun sequence containing:
- the LOC121239807 gene encoding cytochrome P450 CYP82D47-like, with product MDPLLQFLLTLFSSLFALLVCICFQYLRSQIIREKKTCTAPQAGGAWPIIGHMHLLGGRQLTHKTLGAMADKYGPVFTIRLGSHRVLVLNSWEMARECFTVHDKVFSTRPSIAASKLLGYDYAMFGFAPYGSYWREMRKIATIELLSNHRLDMLKHIRASEVGTAIKELYQFWVSKGSAESGVLVDMKQWFGDLTQNLALRIVGGKRYFGTNADFDEDEARRFQKVMREFVHLFGVFVLSDAIPLLGWLDLNRYEKRMKRTAKQLDALVGGWLEEHKQKKLSDGKRREEQDFMDVMLNTLEDAQISGFDADTINKATSLNLILAGSDTTMVTLTWALSLLLNNSDALKKACDELDINVGKDRHVEESDIKDLVYLQAIVKETLRLYPPSPIIGLRAAMEDCTLSAGYHIPADTRLMVNAWKIHRDENIWPNPHEFRPERFLTTHRDMDLRGQNFELIPFGSGRRACPGVSLALQVVHLTLASFLHSFNISKPSNEDVDMTESVGLTNLKATPLEVLLSPRLNSHLLA
- the LOC121236583 gene encoding protein root UVB sensitive 4, translated to MQSTSYTAPNSHHFSLPWKSPEHHFTTRKSTPFKPKSRFKTLSLTNSLRPSLDYEPEESIDKGTGPVIASPGRLPVVIRKSGRVSRYFWDGNCLQLVRVDGGASSFSFDFDDGFRKLFRILASAVRDFFIPKQVSESYMDYVKWKFLHRVFSSALQVLATQAMFRAIGFGYSRSLPSAAALNWVLKDGLGRLSRCIYTASLASAFDTNLKRVRLSTSVIFTLSIGVELLTPAFPQYFLLLASVANIAKQISLASYLATNTAVHRSFAIGDNLGEVSAKAQIQTVCFDNLGLLLAALLNMLLKNSPRLLAGLPFVIYPIFSAFDLFGIYQGLKHVHLPTLTKDRLEIILNTWIELGYVPSPADVSKEEGVDFLWSKGKNVWPIRIGCLSPEDQIPKWSMMAMQYTSSEDYYFICMEIFRNRVKRTKQQGILLCLREGAITTNIIMGFLQACYIRKAILVKRSWWENIIGGSDPLDSVFNEWFQVMEDSKRCAQKDLSLLNEQMLGMGWAAKNILLSTQEQARYSFVDD